In Pogoniulus pusillus isolate bPogPus1 chromosome 20, bPogPus1.pri, whole genome shotgun sequence, the following are encoded in one genomic region:
- the AKTIP gene encoding AKT-interacting protein isoform X3, giving the protein MNPFWSMSTSSVRKRPDAEEKTLSGELRSSPLRASTKKQLPSIPKNAVPITKPASPATTSQSTNGTHASYGPFYLEYSLLAEFTMVVKQKLPGVYVQPSYRSALMWFGVIFIRHGLYQDGVFKFTVYIPDNYPDGDCPRLVFDAPVFHPLVDPLSGELDVKRAFAKWRRNHNHIWQVLMYARRVFYKIDTTSPLNPEAAVLYEKDIQLFKNKVVDSVKLCSSHLFDQPKIEDPYAIIFSPWNPAIHDEAREKMLTQKKKPEDQHCKSTQVSGLSWVKPGSVQPFSKEEKTMPT; this is encoded by the exons ATGAACCCTTTCTGGAGCATGTCTACAAGTTCTGTGCGCAAG AGACCTGAtgctgaagagaagactctgagtgGAGAGCTGCGAAGCAGTCCTCTGCGAGCCTCTACAAAGAAACAGTTGCCTTCTATTCCAAAGAACGCTGTGCCGATAACCAAACCTGCTTCACCTGCCACGACATCCCAGTCAACCAATGGAACACATGCTTCTTATGGGCCTTTTTATTTGGAGTATTCCCTCCTTGCAGAATT CACCATGGTTGTAAAGCAGAAGTTGCCAGGTGTCTATGTGCAGCCATCTTACCGATCAGCATTAA TGTGGTTTGGTGTAATATTCATAAGACATGGGCTCTACCAGGATGGTGTGTTTAAATTTACTGTCTATATTCCTGATAATTACCCAGATGGAGACTGCCCG CGCTTGGTTTTTGATGCACCTGTCTTCCACCCATTAGTAGATCCTTTATCTGGTGAACTGGATGTGAAAAGAGCATTTGCAAAATGGAG GCGAAATCATAATCACATATGGCAAGTGCTAATGTATGCTCGCAGAGTCTTCTACAAGATTGATACAACTAGTCCTCTGAACcctgaggctgcagtgct GTATGAAAAAGATATTCAGCTGTTCAAGAATAAAGTTGTGGACAGTGTGAAACTATGCAGCAGTCATTTATTTGATCAGCCCAAAATAGAGGATCCCTATGCAATAAT TTTTTCTCCATGGAATCCAGCTATACATGATGAAGCTAGAGAGAAGATGTTGACTCAAAAG AAGAAGCCAGAAGATCAGCACTGCAAAAGCACGCAAGTCTCTGGCCTGTCATGGGTAAAGCCTGGCTCTGTTCAGCCTTTCAGCAAAGAAGAGAAGACGATGCCTACCTAG
- the AKTIP gene encoding AKT-interacting protein isoform X2 codes for MRYKAERPEDTPKPLGSFSPLFGIHVMNPFWSMSTSSVRKRPDAEEKTLSGELRSSPLRASTKKQLPSIPKNAVPITKPASPATTSQSTNGTHASYGPFYLEYSLLAEFTMVVKQKLPGVYVQPSYRSALMWFGVIFIRHGLYQDGVFKFTVYIPDNYPDGDCPRLVFDAPVFHPLVDPLSGELDVKRAFAKWRRNHNHIWQVLMYARRVFYKIDTTSPLNPEAAVLYEKDIQLFKNKVVDSVKLCSSHLFDQPKIEDPYAIIFSPWNPAIHDEAREKMLTQKKKPEDQHCKSTQVSGLSWVKPGSVQPFSKEEKTMPT; via the exons GTATAAAGCAGAGCGGCCTGAAGACACACCAAAACCACTGGGAAGTTTCAGTCCCTTGTTTGGAATACACGTTATGAACCCTTTCTGGAGCATGTCTACAAGTTCTGTGCGCAAG AGACCTGAtgctgaagagaagactctgagtgGAGAGCTGCGAAGCAGTCCTCTGCGAGCCTCTACAAAGAAACAGTTGCCTTCTATTCCAAAGAACGCTGTGCCGATAACCAAACCTGCTTCACCTGCCACGACATCCCAGTCAACCAATGGAACACATGCTTCTTATGGGCCTTTTTATTTGGAGTATTCCCTCCTTGCAGAATT CACCATGGTTGTAAAGCAGAAGTTGCCAGGTGTCTATGTGCAGCCATCTTACCGATCAGCATTAA TGTGGTTTGGTGTAATATTCATAAGACATGGGCTCTACCAGGATGGTGTGTTTAAATTTACTGTCTATATTCCTGATAATTACCCAGATGGAGACTGCCCG CGCTTGGTTTTTGATGCACCTGTCTTCCACCCATTAGTAGATCCTTTATCTGGTGAACTGGATGTGAAAAGAGCATTTGCAAAATGGAG GCGAAATCATAATCACATATGGCAAGTGCTAATGTATGCTCGCAGAGTCTTCTACAAGATTGATACAACTAGTCCTCTGAACcctgaggctgcagtgct GTATGAAAAAGATATTCAGCTGTTCAAGAATAAAGTTGTGGACAGTGTGAAACTATGCAGCAGTCATTTATTTGATCAGCCCAAAATAGAGGATCCCTATGCAATAAT TTTTTCTCCATGGAATCCAGCTATACATGATGAAGCTAGAGAGAAGATGTTGACTCAAAAG AAGAAGCCAGAAGATCAGCACTGCAAAAGCACGCAAGTCTCTGGCCTGTCATGGGTAAAGCCTGGCTCTGTTCAGCCTTTCAGCAAAGAAGAGAAGACGATGCCTACCTAG
- the AKTIP gene encoding AKT-interacting protein isoform X1, with translation MRYKAERPEDTPKPLGSFSPLFGIHVMNPFWSMSTSSVRKRPDAEEKTLSGELRSSPLRASTKKQLPSIPKNAVPITKPASPATTSQSTNGTHASYGPFYLEYSLLAEFTMVVKQKLPGVYVQPSYRSALMWFGVIFIRHGLYQDGVFKFTVYIPDNYPDGDCPRLVFDAPVFHPLVDPLSGELDVKRAFAKWRRNHNHIWQVLMYARRVFYKIDTTSPLNPEAAVLYEKDIQLFKNKVVDSVKLCSSHLFDQPKIEDPYAIIFSPWNPAIHDEAREKMLTQKKPEDQHCKSTQVSGLSWVKPGSVQPFSKEEKTMPT, from the exons GTATAAAGCAGAGCGGCCTGAAGACACACCAAAACCACTGGGAAGTTTCAGTCCCTTGTTTGGAATACACGTTATGAACCCTTTCTGGAGCATGTCTACAAGTTCTGTGCGCAAG AGACCTGAtgctgaagagaagactctgagtgGAGAGCTGCGAAGCAGTCCTCTGCGAGCCTCTACAAAGAAACAGTTGCCTTCTATTCCAAAGAACGCTGTGCCGATAACCAAACCTGCTTCACCTGCCACGACATCCCAGTCAACCAATGGAACACATGCTTCTTATGGGCCTTTTTATTTGGAGTATTCCCTCCTTGCAGAATT CACCATGGTTGTAAAGCAGAAGTTGCCAGGTGTCTATGTGCAGCCATCTTACCGATCAGCATTAA TGTGGTTTGGTGTAATATTCATAAGACATGGGCTCTACCAGGATGGTGTGTTTAAATTTACTGTCTATATTCCTGATAATTACCCAGATGGAGACTGCCCG CGCTTGGTTTTTGATGCACCTGTCTTCCACCCATTAGTAGATCCTTTATCTGGTGAACTGGATGTGAAAAGAGCATTTGCAAAATGGAG GCGAAATCATAATCACATATGGCAAGTGCTAATGTATGCTCGCAGAGTCTTCTACAAGATTGATACAACTAGTCCTCTGAACcctgaggctgcagtgct GTATGAAAAAGATATTCAGCTGTTCAAGAATAAAGTTGTGGACAGTGTGAAACTATGCAGCAGTCATTTATTTGATCAGCCCAAAATAGAGGATCCCTATGCAATAAT TTTTTCTCCATGGAATCCAGCTATACATGATGAAGCTAGAGAGAAGATGTTGACTCAAAAG AAGCCAGAAGATCAGCACTGCAAAAGCACGCAAGTCTCTGGCCTGTCATGGGTAAAGCCTGGCTCTGTTCAGCCTTTCAGCAAAGAAGAGAAGACGATGCCTACCTAG